In Proteus vulgaris, one DNA window encodes the following:
- a CDS encoding YqjK-like family protein: MMNKQNKQSVLSRRKKLLLNKIQQQRSDLGQGTQTWLDATEPYDKAWRILVSLKPAFLVGASFISLYSIKHPKKIIRLGQRAIGAIGLIRAIQKSFKKTSD; the protein is encoded by the coding sequence ATGATGAACAAACAAAATAAGCAGAGTGTTCTCTCAAGACGTAAAAAGCTGTTGTTGAATAAAATTCAGCAACAGCGCTCTGATTTGGGGCAAGGTACACAAACTTGGCTTGATGCGACAGAGCCTTATGATAAAGCGTGGCGGATTTTAGTCTCTTTAAAACCTGCTTTTTTAGTAGGCGCTAGTTTTATTTCTCTTTACAGTATTAAACACCCTAAAAAAATCATACGGTTAGGACAACGCGCTATCGGTGCAATTGGCTTAATTCGAGCAATACAGAAGTCCTTCAAAAAAACCTCAGATTGA
- a CDS encoding DedA family protein, which yields MEIVRELFLALWHQDYETLANPSLIWIIYILLFTILFLENGVLPAAFLPGDSLLILVGVLIAKDTMDFPLTLLILTAGASLGCWLGYLQGRWLGNTKLVRSWLSHLPEHYHQRAHGLFHRHGLAALLIGRFLAFVRTLLPTIAGLAGLNNTRFQIFNWLSGLLWVGILTTLGYLLGNSPLFRQYEHYLMNILMLLPVCLLVIGLIGSIWVVIKKKRKA from the coding sequence ATGGAAATCGTAAGAGAGCTCTTCTTGGCGCTATGGCATCAAGATTACGAAACCTTAGCTAATCCCTCATTAATATGGATTATCTACATTTTATTATTCACCATACTATTCCTAGAAAACGGAGTATTACCCGCAGCTTTCTTACCAGGAGATAGCTTATTAATTTTAGTGGGTGTGTTAATTGCTAAAGATACAATGGACTTTCCATTGACCTTACTTATTTTAACCGCAGGTGCGAGCCTAGGCTGCTGGCTGGGCTATCTTCAAGGACGATGGCTTGGTAATACAAAATTAGTACGTAGTTGGCTGTCACATCTACCAGAACATTATCACCAGCGCGCACATGGGCTTTTTCATCGCCATGGCTTAGCCGCATTACTTATTGGCCGTTTTTTAGCGTTCGTTAGAACATTGTTACCAACGATTGCTGGCCTTGCTGGATTGAATAATACCCGCTTTCAGATTTTCAATTGGTTAAGTGGGCTTTTATGGGTAGGTATTTTAACAACGCTAGGCTATTTACTCGGTAACAGTCCGCTATTTCGCCAATACGAACACTATTTAATGAATATTCTTATGCTATTACCTGTTTGCCTATTAGTGATCGGTTTAATTGGTAGCATCTGGGTGGTTATTAAAAAGAAAAGAAAAGCTTAA
- a CDS encoding FAD-dependent oxidoreductase produces the protein MAHYSHLFSPLDLGFTVLKNRMLMGSMHTGLEEDPKDAPKLAQFYAQRAAAGVALIVTGGISPNKQGVLLPHAATLMSESQLAPHQLVTDAVHQQGGKIALQILHTGRYSYQPNLVAPSAIQSPITPFMPKEMSHEQIEQTIDDYIHCAQLAQKAGYDGVEIMGSEGYLINQFLVNHTNQRNDQWGGNIENRCRFALRILEGIKKAVGEQFIIIYRLSMLDLIKNGSDASEVVYLAKAVEKAGATMINTGIGWHEARIPTIATMVPRGQFANVTRELMGQVNIPLITSNRINTPQTAEAILAEGCADMISMARPFLADPEFVLKAQLGREDEINTCIACNQACLDEIFSGQTASCLVNPFACRETELLVIPTQQPKKLAVVGAGPAGLSFAITAAKRGHHVTLFEKEDVIGGQLNIASQIPGKEEFKETLRYFKRQLQLTGVIVKNNTEATPHHLKHFDEIVLASGVTPHLPDIEGRDNTIVKTYLDVLKRHQPVGKRVVIIGSGGIGFDTGLYLTQKGQCSSLSPCAFNKEWGIDPTLSYRGGIKPENHLKDDNKQIVMTQRKAGKIGLNLGKTTGWIHRLTLEKKGVKFLTHCHYQKITPEGLVIEQDGKQQLLVADNIILCTGQRAYHPLLTSLENVHTKVHLIGGAKDASALDAKRAIRQGTELALNI, from the coding sequence ATGGCACATTATTCTCATCTATTTTCTCCCCTTGATTTAGGGTTTACTGTACTGAAAAATCGAATGTTAATGGGCTCTATGCATACTGGTCTTGAAGAAGACCCTAAAGATGCTCCAAAACTTGCACAATTTTATGCACAAAGAGCCGCCGCAGGCGTTGCACTTATTGTTACTGGAGGGATATCACCGAATAAGCAAGGTGTATTATTACCGCACGCCGCAACATTAATGTCTGAATCCCAGCTTGCACCACATCAATTGGTTACTGATGCCGTTCATCAGCAAGGTGGAAAAATTGCATTACAGATATTGCATACTGGTCGTTATAGTTACCAACCTAATTTGGTGGCGCCTTCTGCTATTCAATCACCAATAACCCCCTTTATGCCAAAAGAAATGAGTCATGAACAAATTGAACAAACTATTGATGACTACATTCACTGCGCTCAATTAGCTCAAAAAGCGGGCTATGATGGTGTTGAGATAATGGGATCTGAAGGTTATTTAATTAATCAGTTTTTAGTTAACCATACGAATCAGCGTAACGATCAATGGGGTGGCAATATTGAAAATCGTTGTCGCTTCGCTTTACGTATTCTTGAAGGCATAAAAAAAGCCGTTGGTGAGCAGTTTATTATTATTTACCGTCTTTCTATGCTGGATTTAATTAAAAATGGTTCAGATGCATCAGAAGTTGTTTATCTTGCCAAAGCTGTTGAGAAAGCAGGCGCTACAATGATCAATACAGGGATTGGCTGGCATGAAGCTCGAATTCCAACGATAGCCACGATGGTACCAAGAGGCCAATTTGCGAATGTAACACGCGAATTAATGGGCCAAGTGAATATTCCTCTTATTACATCAAACCGTATTAACACACCACAAACCGCAGAAGCCATTTTAGCGGAAGGCTGTGCCGACATGATTTCAATGGCACGCCCTTTTCTTGCTGATCCTGAGTTTGTCCTAAAAGCACAATTAGGGCGTGAAGATGAAATCAATACCTGTATTGCTTGCAATCAAGCGTGCCTTGATGAAATATTTTCAGGACAAACAGCATCTTGTTTAGTCAATCCTTTTGCTTGTCGAGAAACCGAACTTCTGGTTATTCCAACCCAACAACCTAAAAAACTGGCTGTTGTCGGCGCAGGGCCAGCGGGATTATCTTTTGCTATAACAGCGGCTAAACGTGGTCACCATGTAACACTCTTTGAAAAAGAAGATGTTATTGGTGGGCAGTTGAATATTGCTAGCCAAATTCCCGGAAAAGAAGAGTTTAAGGAAACCTTGCGTTACTTTAAACGACAGTTACAACTCACTGGTGTGATTGTTAAAAATAATACTGAAGCCACTCCTCATCATCTTAAACACTTTGATGAAATTGTTTTAGCCAGTGGTGTAACACCACACCTTCCTGATATAGAAGGCCGAGATAATACAATTGTTAAAACTTATTTGGATGTTTTAAAGCGCCATCAACCCGTGGGTAAAAGAGTCGTGATTATTGGTAGCGGAGGTATTGGCTTTGATACTGGTCTCTATCTTACGCAAAAAGGGCAATGCAGTAGCCTAAGCCCCTGTGCTTTTAACAAAGAATGGGGCATTGATCCGACGCTTTCATATCGTGGCGGAATAAAACCAGAAAATCACTTAAAAGATGATAATAAACAGATTGTTATGACTCAACGTAAAGCCGGAAAGATAGGATTGAATTTAGGTAAAACAACGGGTTGGATACATCGTTTAACGCTGGAGAAAAAAGGCGTTAAATTCTTAACACATTGCCATTATCAAAAAATTACGCCAGAAGGTCTTGTTATTGAACAAGATGGAAAACAACAACTTCTTGTGGCTGATAATATTATATTATGTACAGGGCAACGCGCTTATCATCCTTTGCTTACTTCTTTAGAAAATGTCCATACAAAAGTCCATCTTATCGGCGGTGCTAAAGATGCTAGTGCATTAGATGCAAAACGCGCTATTAGGCAAGGAACAGAATTAGCTCTCAATATTTAA
- a CDS encoding DUF4123 domain-containing protein, with the protein MNKVSRLASIPYELNLDKESKLKKITSYLFNGIPFSRYGDKHIIKGNEVIDSHVWTIIDAIKRPDIAILLDIFETEYCCLWKGKSAENYSYYAPYLVKLKLEHPFTNWLFDNSIENPIGIYLRSRLSLKELSYQLRKFNQIFDEEKNKWLMFRYYDPLTVKKLLPYLPVKDYIQFMDNILFILADDIRANQFLILQ; encoded by the coding sequence ATGAATAAAGTATCTCGTTTAGCTTCTATTCCTTATGAATTAAATCTGGATAAAGAAAGTAAATTAAAAAAAATAACATCGTATTTATTTAATGGAATTCCTTTTTCTCGTTATGGCGATAAACATATTATAAAAGGAAATGAAGTTATTGATAGCCATGTTTGGACTATTATTGATGCAATAAAACGGCCAGATATTGCTATTTTACTTGATATATTTGAAACAGAATACTGTTGCCTTTGGAAAGGAAAGAGTGCTGAAAATTATTCTTACTATGCCCCTTATTTAGTTAAATTAAAACTAGAGCATCCTTTCACCAATTGGCTATTTGATAATAGTATTGAAAATCCCATCGGGATCTATTTACGCTCACGATTATCTTTGAAAGAATTATCATATCAATTACGTAAATTTAATCAGATTTTTGATGAGGAAAAAAATAAATGGTTAATGTTTAGATATTATGATCCCTTAACAGTAAAAAAATTATTACCTTATCTACCTGTTAAGGACTATATCCAATTTATGGATAACATTCTATTTATTTTAGCGGATGATATCAGAGCTAACCAATTTTTAATATTACAATAA
- the sstT gene encoding serine/threonine transporter SstT encodes MDKQQSRVFSLFFKGSLVKQILVGLVAGILLAWLAPEVAKMMSLLGTLFINALKAVAPVLVWVLVMASIANHRQGQKSNIRPVLVLYLLATFFAALTAVVASFMFPSVLTLVVNESQLSPPENIAEVLKGVLINVVANPVDALINGNYMGILAWSIGLGLALRHASDTTKALTQDLADAVTNLVRVVIRLAPIGIFGLVSSTIATTGFEVLAGYLQVLIVLIGCMLFVALVVNPLIVFWKIRSNPYPLVWACLRESGVTAFFTRSSAANIPVNMAMCRRMNLDEDTYSVSIPLGATINMGGAAITITILTLAAVNTLGMPVDVPTALLLSLVAAVCACGASGVAGGSLLLIPLACSMFGISNDIAMQVVAVGVMIGVLQDSAETALNSSTDVLFTATVCIAEDNRISDNPLTEKNNG; translated from the coding sequence ATGGATAAACAACAATCCAGAGTCTTCAGCCTGTTCTTTAAGGGAAGCCTCGTCAAACAAATACTCGTTGGTTTAGTCGCAGGGATCTTACTCGCTTGGTTAGCACCAGAAGTTGCCAAGATGATGAGTTTGTTAGGTACTCTGTTTATTAATGCTCTAAAAGCTGTTGCGCCAGTATTGGTATGGGTGCTGGTAATGGCTTCGATTGCTAATCATCGTCAAGGGCAAAAATCAAATATTCGCCCCGTGTTAGTTTTATATCTGCTAGCAACGTTCTTTGCTGCATTAACTGCTGTTGTTGCAAGCTTTATGTTCCCATCAGTTTTAACGCTAGTTGTTAATGAATCACAACTGTCACCACCTGAAAATATCGCTGAAGTGCTTAAAGGGGTATTAATTAATGTGGTCGCAAACCCTGTTGATGCACTTATCAACGGCAACTACATGGGGATCTTAGCATGGTCTATTGGGTTAGGTTTAGCATTACGCCATGCAAGTGATACCACTAAAGCTTTAACACAAGATTTAGCGGATGCAGTGACAAACTTAGTACGTGTTGTTATTCGTTTAGCTCCTATCGGTATTTTTGGTTTAGTGTCGTCAACTATCGCAACAACTGGCTTTGAAGTTTTAGCGGGTTATTTACAGGTTCTGATTGTACTGATTGGCTGTATGCTGTTTGTTGCTTTAGTCGTGAATCCATTGATTGTATTTTGGAAAATCCGCAGTAACCCATATCCATTAGTATGGGCATGTTTGCGTGAAAGTGGTGTAACCGCCTTCTTTACACGTAGCTCAGCAGCAAACATCCCTGTGAATATGGCAATGTGCCGTCGTATGAATTTAGATGAAGACACTTATTCTGTCTCAATTCCATTAGGTGCGACCATCAATATGGGTGGTGCGGCAATTACTATCACTATTTTGACATTAGCGGCAGTCAACACATTGGGTATGCCTGTTGATGTGCCAACTGCACTATTATTAAGCCTTGTTGCTGCAGTTTGTGCATGTGGTGCATCTGGTGTTGCTGGGGGATCTTTACTGTTAATTCCACTAGCTTGTAGCATGTTTGGTATTAGCAATGATATTGCTATGCAAGTGGTTGCCGTGGGTGTGATGATTGGTGTGTTACAAGATTCAGCTGAAACCGCACTGAATTCATCAACAGATGTTCTCTTTACTGCAACAGTCTGTATCGCAGAAGATAATCGTATTTCAGATAATCCATTAACTGAAAAAAATAATGGGTAA
- a CDS encoding phage holin family protein, with protein MSDTQRPQGPASGVLNSLSRIGAIVIGMVETRLQLIAIELEEEKTTLIQLILMAGVTLLLTAFGLMSLLILLFWVIPPEYRIYTLAVTTATLLFCALIGAIMTLKKARNSTLLGDTRQQLELDKRLLEQYHDEQTK; from the coding sequence ATGAGTGATACTCAAAGACCACAGGGCCCCGCATCTGGGGTTCTGAATTCTCTCAGTAGAATTGGAGCTATCGTTATAGGCATGGTTGAAACTCGCCTACAATTAATAGCCATTGAACTGGAAGAAGAAAAAACCACCTTGATCCAGCTTATTTTAATGGCTGGAGTCACCTTGTTACTTACCGCATTCGGTCTAATGAGCCTGCTTATATTGTTATTTTGGGTTATTCCCCCAGAATACCGAATTTATACTTTAGCGGTTACAACAGCGACTTTGCTTTTCTGCGCCCTTATTGGCGCCATCATGACATTAAAGAAAGCACGAAATTCCACCTTATTAGGCGACACCCGCCAACAACTGGAATTAGATAAACGTCTTTTGGAGCAATATCATGATGAACAAACAAAATAA
- a CDS encoding PAAR domain-containing protein: MRSTIQGRKFILKNDTTNTKGTVLSGSLLAKQTHEIACLGDEVYCPDCQQKGKIIEGDAMMKINNIPVALEGHKVQCGCLKGCVLVAVE, from the coding sequence ATGCGTAGCACAATTCAAGGACGAAAGTTCATCTTAAAAAATGATACCACCAATACAAAAGGAACCGTATTAAGCGGTTCTTTATTAGCAAAACAAACTCATGAAATTGCATGTTTAGGCGATGAAGTCTATTGCCCTGATTGTCAGCAAAAAGGCAAAATTATTGAAGGTGATGCAATGATGAAAATAAACAATATCCCCGTCGCGTTAGAAGGACATAAAGTGCAATGCGGTTGTTTAAAGGGCTGTGTATTAGTTGCGGTGGAGTGA
- a CDS encoding LysR family transcriptional regulator: MSKDKAITLESLRVMDAIDRRGSFAAAADELNRVPSALSYTMQKLEEDLDVVLFDRSGHRTKFTNVGRMLLDRGRILLEAADKLTSDAEALARGWEPHITIVCEALTPASRLFPLVEKLAEKSNTQLSLVTEVLAGAWESLESGKCDIVISPDMHFRTSSEINFRPLYNTTSVYVASPDHPIHNEPEPLAEETRLKYRGIAIADTARERPVLTVLLLDKQRRLTVSSIEDKRRALIAGLGVATMPIDLIEDDIKEGRLRVVGPEYHHENNIIMAWRRDSMGEAKSWCLREIPKLFANDKK; the protein is encoded by the coding sequence ATGAGTAAAGACAAAGCAATTACGTTGGAATCTTTACGAGTCATGGATGCCATTGATCGTAGAGGGAGTTTTGCGGCAGCGGCTGATGAACTAAATCGAGTTCCATCGGCACTTAGTTATACCATGCAAAAATTAGAAGAAGATTTAGATGTTGTCCTTTTTGACCGTTCTGGTCATAGAACTAAATTTACCAATGTTGGCAGGATGCTACTTGATAGAGGACGTATATTACTTGAGGCTGCTGACAAATTAACGTCAGATGCAGAAGCCTTAGCAAGAGGTTGGGAGCCACATATCACTATTGTTTGTGAAGCACTGACACCCGCATCTCGTCTCTTTCCTTTGGTTGAAAAATTAGCTGAAAAATCCAATACACAACTGTCATTAGTGACAGAGGTATTAGCAGGGGCATGGGAAAGTTTAGAAAGTGGTAAATGCGATATTGTGATTTCACCCGATATGCATTTTCGCACTTCATCTGAAATCAACTTTCGCCCTTTATACAATACCACTAGTGTTTACGTTGCCAGCCCAGATCACCCGATCCATAACGAGCCTGAACCATTAGCAGAAGAAACTCGCTTAAAATATCGGGGCATTGCAATTGCAGATACGGCAAGAGAACGCCCTGTTTTAACCGTATTATTATTAGATAAACAACGCCGTTTAACGGTCAGTTCTATTGAAGATAAACGCCGTGCGTTAATTGCAGGTTTAGGTGTGGCGACAATGCCAATTGATTTAATTGAAGATGATATTAAAGAAGGGCGCTTACGTGTTGTTGGCCCAGAATATCATCATGAAAATAATATTATTATGGCATGGCGAAGAGACAGCATGGGTGAAGCTAAATCGTGGTGCTTACGTGAGATCCCAAAACTTTTTGCGAATGACAAAAAATAG
- a CDS encoding type VI secretion system Vgr family protein: MSTNDANNPPKPRLVLDDPTSSPSFKMGMTFSEQHARIKKYSELLDTLGKGLLHTGLVFTCQIGDLPKSTFQVTQFDLNEGLSELFTLSIHAVSEQRDIDFANQLGVASSLTVSRDGKTIRTVQGLLASAEQGNTDGVKTWYQFVIRPEMWVMTLNQDSRIFQNKTVPQILQQLLDEAHIKYDKQFYQPELHQTRRYITQKRESAYAFWCRLAFEEGINFWFEEGPKLFYSDNHLGMTAGITLTYNPQAETDITDTTATTWRYTERLCSDVRIDKDYNPIRPSYPLSQNTTGDVHQQHPVFESYGRFQEEAEAQPLNQLRYEQSQNYRQTGSASTNCFALMPGKIFTLTHHPSARMNSRWQVISVSHHGVQPSADNGGGEGTQLSNNVTFIPGTQEWRPPFHYKPLADGDELATVVGPEGEEIYTNEQGAVKVYFHWDRRGKPDHSGSCWLRVAQGWNGDGFGFMVIPRIGQEVIVSYLNGDIDRPIITGCTYNGRNAPPLDLPKEQTRTTFRTKTHKGTGFNELRFEDAGGREEVYLHAQRDHRTHVLNDEFHTINHSRQKKVGVDQQEKIGNDKRTEVGRDHYEKIGRNSVIHISQDQETQIDRNKTEIINSSKKSIIFADQLIQIGGQKKVIVEGNMHEEIKTKLLSQSPLYIIHAEKKLTLAGSGGSIIIDEMGITIKAKQLKINTSSVNIDGGGIDQINALTAATEEGIPFCEVCAKIKKEAEDNE; encoded by the coding sequence ATGTCAACGAATGACGCTAACAACCCCCCTAAACCCCGTTTGGTATTAGATGATCCTACATCATCACCCTCCTTTAAAATGGGGATGACATTCTCAGAACAACACGCTCGCATTAAAAAATACAGCGAATTACTCGACACCCTAGGAAAGGGATTACTTCATACCGGATTAGTGTTTACTTGCCAAATTGGCGATTTACCTAAAAGCACTTTTCAAGTCACTCAGTTTGATTTAAACGAAGGATTATCAGAACTTTTCACTCTGTCGATACACGCGGTGAGCGAGCAACGTGATATTGATTTTGCCAACCAATTAGGCGTGGCTTCATCGTTAACCGTCAGTCGTGACGGTAAAACAATCCGCACGGTTCAAGGCTTACTGGCGAGTGCCGAACAAGGCAACACAGACGGCGTTAAAACGTGGTATCAATTTGTTATTCGCCCAGAAATGTGGGTGATGACGCTGAACCAAGATAGCCGTATTTTCCAGAATAAAACGGTGCCACAAATTCTTCAGCAATTGCTAGATGAAGCACATATCAAATATGACAAGCAATTCTATCAACCTGAACTGCATCAAACTCGCCGCTATATCACGCAAAAGCGTGAATCTGCTTATGCATTCTGGTGTCGTTTAGCGTTTGAAGAGGGGATCAATTTTTGGTTTGAAGAAGGGCCAAAACTGTTTTATAGCGACAATCATTTAGGGATGACGGCGGGGATCACGCTGACGTATAACCCACAAGCTGAAACGGATATTACGGATACCACTGCCACCACATGGCGCTATACCGAACGTTTATGCAGTGATGTGCGTATTGACAAAGATTATAACCCAATACGTCCTTCTTACCCGTTATCACAAAACACAACGGGTGACGTCCATCAACAACACCCTGTTTTTGAAAGCTATGGCCGTTTTCAAGAAGAGGCAGAAGCTCAGCCATTGAATCAATTGCGTTATGAGCAATCTCAAAATTATCGTCAAACAGGCTCGGCAAGTACCAACTGTTTTGCGTTAATGCCGGGCAAAATATTTACCTTAACCCATCATCCAAGTGCGCGTATGAATTCGCGTTGGCAGGTGATCAGCGTTTCGCATCATGGCGTACAACCCTCTGCGGATAACGGTGGCGGTGAGGGAACTCAACTGTCAAATAATGTCACTTTTATTCCCGGTACGCAGGAATGGCGACCGCCTTTTCATTATAAACCGCTGGCGGATGGTGATGAGTTGGCGACAGTCGTTGGTCCAGAAGGTGAGGAGATTTACACCAATGAACAAGGCGCGGTAAAAGTTTATTTTCATTGGGATAGACGCGGAAAGCCTGATCATAGTGGTTCGTGTTGGTTGCGCGTTGCACAGGGTTGGAATGGCGATGGCTTCGGTTTTATGGTGATCCCTCGCATTGGGCAAGAGGTGATTGTGTCTTATTTAAATGGCGATATTGATAGACCAATTATCACCGGTTGCACCTATAACGGTCGTAATGCCCCCCCACTGGACTTACCCAAAGAACAAACCCGAACCACATTTCGCACTAAGACGCATAAAGGCACAGGATTTAATGAACTGCGATTTGAGGACGCCGGAGGACGTGAAGAAGTGTATTTACATGCGCAACGGGATCACCGCACTCATGTATTAAATGATGAATTTCATACCATTAATCATAGCCGCCAGAAAAAGGTTGGTGTCGATCAACAAGAAAAGATTGGTAATGATAAAAGAACAGAAGTAGGTAGAGATCATTACGAAAAAATAGGTCGTAATTCTGTTATTCATATTTCTCAAGATCAAGAAACTCAAATCGATAGAAATAAGACAGAAATTATTAATAGTAGTAAGAAATCAATTATTTTTGCTGATCAACTTATTCAAATTGGTGGTCAGAAAAAAGTAATAGTTGAAGGCAATATGCATGAGGAAATTAAAACTAAATTATTATCACAGTCACCACTTTATATTATTCATGCTGAGAAAAAACTGACATTAGCGGGTTCAGGTGGAAGTATTATTATTGACGAGATGGGGATCACAATAAAGGCCAAGCAACTAAAAATTAATACTTCATCGGTCAATATTGATGGTGGTGGCATTGATCAAATAAATGCACTAACAGCAGCAACAGAAGAGGGAATCCCTTTTTGTGAGGTTTGTGCAAAAATAAAAAAGGAAGCGGAAGATAATGAATAA
- a CDS encoding DoxX family protein, producing MINKFNQLVDCSDLGKLILRVSLGVLMLLHGLHKMEPGGLAGIQGMLANFNLPAFIAYGTVIGEVVAPILLIIGLFTRASALVLAGTMFVAVLMVHSGDLFALNPKTGGWAPESAGFYLFAAIAVMFLGSGRFAIKKD from the coding sequence ATGATTAATAAATTTAATCAACTTGTTGACTGTTCTGACTTGGGTAAATTGATACTACGTGTTTCTCTTGGAGTTTTAATGTTATTACATGGACTTCATAAAATGGAACCGGGTGGATTAGCTGGTATTCAGGGTATGTTAGCTAATTTTAATCTACCCGCCTTTATTGCATACGGCACAGTAATAGGGGAAGTTGTCGCGCCTATCTTACTGATTATTGGCCTATTTACTCGCGCCTCAGCACTTGTTTTAGCCGGTACAATGTTTGTTGCTGTCTTGATGGTTCACTCAGGTGATCTATTTGCATTAAATCCCAAAACAGGAGGATGGGCACCAGAAAGTGCGGGCTTCTATTTATTTGCAGCAATTGCTGTGATGTTTTTAGGTAGCGGTCGTTTTGCCATTAAAAAAGATTAG
- a CDS encoding DUF883 family protein encodes MSQQRSNEDLRSELKSLADTLEEVLNSSADKSKEEIQSLRAKAESAIKGSRAKLSDAGREIVDNTKEMAGKADNYVRENPWTGVGIGAAVGVVLGVLLAKR; translated from the coding sequence ATGTCTCAACAACGTTCAAATGAAGATCTGCGTAGTGAATTGAAATCTCTTGCTGATACTCTAGAAGAAGTACTGAACTCCTCTGCAGATAAATCCAAAGAAGAAATCCAAAGTCTGCGTGCAAAAGCAGAATCGGCAATAAAAGGTTCTCGAGCAAAACTCAGTGATGCAGGTCGAGAAATTGTCGATAACACGAAAGAAATGGCAGGAAAAGCAGATAACTATGTTCGTGAAAATCCATGGACAGGTGTTGGTATCGGTGCTGCTGTTGGTGTTGTTCTTGGCGTTCTACTTGCAAAACGCTAA
- a CDS encoding DoxX family protein, translated as MKKFEDIALLIARILMPILFISAGYGKIGAYEGTQQYMQAMGVPGFLLPLTILLELGGGLAILFGFLTRTTAIFTAVFTLLTALLFHSNFAEGMNQLMFMKNMTIAGGYLLLVVTGPGKWSLDRIFNKNW; from the coding sequence ATGAAAAAATTTGAAGACATTGCGTTATTAATTGCCCGTATTTTAATGCCGATTTTATTTATCAGCGCAGGCTACGGAAAAATTGGCGCATATGAAGGTACACAGCAATATATGCAAGCAATGGGCGTTCCCGGTTTCTTATTACCACTGACTATTTTATTAGAATTAGGTGGTGGATTAGCAATCTTATTTGGTTTCTTAACTCGCACCACTGCAATTTTTACTGCGGTATTTACTCTTCTAACCGCACTGCTGTTCCACAGCAATTTTGCTGAAGGCATGAACCAATTAATGTTTATGAAAAATATGACAATCGCTGGCGGATATTTATTACTCGTTGTGACAGGTCCAGGTAAATGGAGCTTAGATCGTATTTTCAATAAAAATTGGTAA